In the genome of Myroides phaeus, one region contains:
- a CDS encoding GH3 auxin-responsive promoter family protein: MAFTIINSIASWILKKRIHQIDLFRKYPNEVQNDLFLNLMRTNEKTVLGQQFGYESINNYETFAERVPLFRYEEFEPYIERARKGESNIFWPEQIRWFAKSSGTTNAKSKFIPVSNEALENCHYKAAKDLLCLYLNNNENSQLFTGKSLRLGGSKQLYEDNNTFFGDLSAILIDNMPFWAEFSSTPSNKTSLMSEWESKMDAIIKEVRNENVTSFAGVPSWMLVLFNRVIQETGREDLLELWPNAEVYFHGGVSFEPYKDQYKKLLPNSNFRYYEIYNASEGFFAIQDQNDCNELLLMLDYGIFYEFIPMDTFGTSNEKIIPLSQVELGKNYAIVITTNAGLIRYLIGDTVRFTSLLPYRIKITGRTKHFINVFGEELMIENTDRALAKTCIDLDAEVAEYTVAPVFMQGKEKGAHEWIVEFTKEPKDIREFAQALDKNLQALNSDYEAKRANNMTLNPLVFNKARKNLFYDWLKKGDKLGGQHKVPRLSNERKLVEELLKMQ, encoded by the coding sequence ATGGCATTTACAATTATTAATTCTATTGCGTCTTGGATTCTAAAAAAGAGAATTCATCAAATAGATTTATTTAGAAAATATCCGAATGAAGTTCAAAATGATTTGTTTTTAAACTTGATGAGAACAAATGAAAAAACAGTTTTAGGACAGCAGTTTGGTTATGAAAGTATAAACAACTATGAGACGTTCGCTGAGCGTGTACCCCTTTTTAGGTATGAGGAGTTTGAGCCCTATATTGAAAGAGCAAGGAAAGGAGAAAGTAATATCTTCTGGCCTGAACAAATAAGATGGTTTGCTAAATCAAGTGGAACTACTAATGCGAAGAGCAAATTTATTCCTGTGTCTAATGAGGCATTAGAAAACTGTCATTACAAAGCAGCTAAGGATTTACTGTGCTTATATTTAAACAATAATGAAAACTCACAATTGTTTACAGGAAAGAGTCTTCGCTTAGGGGGAAGTAAACAGTTATATGAAGATAATAACACTTTCTTTGGCGACTTATCAGCTATTTTAATTGATAATATGCCTTTCTGGGCTGAGTTTAGTAGCACGCCAAGTAATAAGACGTCTTTGATGTCTGAGTGGGAAAGTAAGATGGATGCTATTATTAAAGAGGTGAGAAATGAAAACGTAACAAGTTTTGCAGGAGTACCTTCTTGGATGTTAGTATTGTTTAACCGTGTTATTCAAGAAACAGGTAGAGAAGACTTGCTGGAATTATGGCCTAATGCTGAGGTGTATTTCCACGGAGGTGTAAGTTTTGAACCCTACAAAGACCAATATAAAAAGTTGTTGCCTAATAGCAATTTCAGATATTACGAAATATACAATGCCTCTGAAGGATTCTTTGCTATCCAAGATCAGAACGATTGTAATGAACTTTTGTTAATGCTTGATTACGGAATTTTCTACGAGTTTATACCAATGGATACGTTTGGTACAAGCAATGAAAAGATTATTCCTTTGTCTCAGGTTGAATTAGGAAAGAATTACGCTATTGTTATCACAACAAATGCTGGATTGATTAGATACTTAATTGGAGATACTGTTCGCTTTACAAGTTTACTTCCTTATCGTATTAAAATTACTGGGCGTACGAAGCACTTTATCAATGTATTTGGAGAGGAGTTAATGATAGAGAATACAGATAGAGCATTAGCCAAAACGTGTATTGATTTAGATGCTGAGGTAGCTGAATATACGGTAGCACCTGTTTTTATGCAAGGAAAGGAAAAAGGAGCTCACGAATGGATCGTTGAGTTTACTAAAGAGCCTAAAGATATAAGAGAGTTTGCCCAAGCCTTAGATAAGAATTTACAAGCATTAAATTCAGATTATGAAGCTAAGAGAGCTAATAATATGACCTTAAATCCACTTGTATTTAACAAGGCAAGAAAGAACTTATTTTACGATTGGTTGAAAAAAGGAGATAAGTTAGGAGGACAGCACAAAGTGCCAAGACTATCTAACGAAAGAAAATTAGTAGAAGAGTTGCTAAAGATGCAGTAG
- a CDS encoding DUF2797 domain-containing protein, with protein MLYEGVLNKMQTEFNKPIEYYLVFKNNFININQILNRNIKIDFVGYECLNCEQEKKIFRQGFCYDCFYKSASVGDWIMRPELSQAHLGIEDRDLEYEIKVQLQPHIVYLAVASDVKVGVTRKTQVPTRWIDQGASKAIEIVEVPNRYLAGITEVALKDSFTDKTNWRKMLQNEVLETNLEEIRNSLKDKLPTEVQPYFDQTNASIFDLDYPVLQFPTKIKSLNLDKTPSFEGKLKGVKGQYLLFEDGTVFNIRTYEGYVVKIDVE; from the coding sequence ATGCTATACGAAGGAGTTTTAAACAAAATGCAGACGGAATTTAACAAGCCGATTGAATACTATTTAGTATTTAAAAACAACTTCATTAATATTAATCAAATCCTTAATAGAAATATTAAGATTGACTTTGTTGGTTATGAATGTTTAAACTGTGAACAAGAGAAAAAAATCTTTAGACAAGGATTCTGTTACGATTGCTTTTACAAAAGTGCTTCTGTTGGAGACTGGATTATGCGTCCTGAGCTTAGTCAAGCTCACTTAGGTATTGAAGATCGTGACTTGGAATATGAGATAAAAGTACAATTACAACCTCATATTGTTTACTTAGCAGTAGCAAGTGATGTAAAAGTTGGGGTAACTCGTAAAACACAAGTTCCTACAAGATGGATTGACCAAGGAGCATCTAAGGCAATCGAAATTGTAGAAGTACCCAATAGATACTTAGCAGGAATTACAGAGGTAGCCTTAAAAGATTCGTTTACAGATAAGACAAACTGGCGAAAAATGTTGCAAAACGAAGTGCTGGAGACAAACTTAGAAGAAATCAGAAACAGTTTAAAAGACAAACTTCCTACAGAAGTACAACCTTATTTTGACCAAACTAACGCTTCTATTTTTGATTTAGATTATCCTGTCTTACAATTCCCTACTAAAATTAAAAGTTTAAATTTAGATAAGACGCCTTCTTTTGAAGGAAAACTAAAAGGAGTAAAAGGACAATACTTATTATTTGAAGACGGAACAGTTTTCAACATTAGAACCTATGAAGGTTATGTTGTTAAGATAGACGTTGAATAA